A part of Aquaspirillum sp. LM1 genomic DNA contains:
- the lolA gene encoding outer membrane lipoprotein chaperone LolA — protein MIRFVVIASMSLCAALAHADGVAQLKQFVHDTRALSARFQQEVTGGQTQRASGTLELQRPGQFRWTYDTPYDQLIVGDGKRLWVYDKALAQVTTRKLDDALGSSPAALLAGNNDLERNYQLKNQGVKDGLDWLEATPKQAEGTFKTVRMGFKSGELIKMELADNFGQHTTLTFSALQKNPKLAAGRFSFTPPKGVDVLSD, from the coding sequence ATGATCCGTTTTGTTGTGATTGCCAGTATGTCCTTGTGCGCCGCGCTGGCGCATGCCGATGGCGTTGCCCAGCTCAAGCAGTTTGTGCACGATACCCGCGCGCTGTCGGCGCGTTTTCAGCAGGAAGTGACCGGCGGCCAGACCCAGCGCGCTAGCGGCACGCTGGAATTGCAGCGGCCAGGCCAGTTTCGCTGGACTTACGACACCCCTTACGATCAGCTGATTGTGGGCGATGGCAAGCGCTTGTGGGTGTACGACAAGGCGCTGGCCCAGGTCACCACCCGCAAGCTGGACGATGCGCTGGGCAGCAGCCCGGCGGCGTTGCTGGCAGGCAACAACGATCTGGAGCGCAATTACCAACTGAAAAACCAAGGGGTGAAAGACGGCCTGGATTGGCTGGAAGCCACGCCCAAGCAGGCAGAAGGTACGTTTAAAACCGTGCGCATGGGATTCAAGTCGGGTGAGCTGATCAAAATGGAGCTGGCCGACAATTTTGGCCAGCACACCACGCTGACCTTCTCCGCGCTGCAAAAAAACCCGAAACTGGCCGCTGGCCGTTTCAGCTTTACCCCGCCTAAAGGGGTGGACGTGCTGAGCGATTGA
- a CDS encoding cobalamin-binding protein, translated as MKALFTLLVLCGLAVSAAAQATIQVRDDAGQLLVLAAPAKRVVSLAPHVTELLFAAGGGKQVVGVVSHSDYPPEAQKLPQVGDNRQVDVERLLALKPDLLVVWRHGNAQRQLEPLRRLGIPLFYSEPTTLAAIPDTLIRLGSLLGTSAQAQLAAGQFSQQLDSLRRQYQQARPVRVFYQVWDKPLYTLNGQHIVSDALRVCGGVNVFANLPVTAPTVTQEAVVAANPEVMIAGDMGGRGGLDGWQRFPQLSAVRHQLLFTLEADTLHRPGPRMLEGTRQLCARLAQAREVLKK; from the coding sequence ATGAAGGCGTTGTTTACCCTGCTGGTCCTGTGCGGTCTGGCTGTTTCTGCTGCGGCGCAAGCTACCATCCAGGTGCGCGACGACGCTGGCCAGCTGCTGGTGCTGGCCGCACCGGCCAAGCGCGTGGTCAGCCTGGCACCGCATGTGACTGAGCTGCTGTTTGCTGCCGGAGGCGGCAAGCAGGTGGTGGGCGTGGTCAGCCACAGTGACTACCCGCCCGAGGCGCAAAAGCTCCCCCAGGTGGGCGATAACCGCCAGGTGGATGTGGAACGGCTGCTGGCGCTCAAGCCCGATTTGCTGGTGGTGTGGCGGCATGGCAATGCCCAGCGCCAGCTGGAACCCTTGCGTCGGCTGGGGATTCCGCTGTTTTACAGCGAGCCGACCACGCTGGCGGCGATTCCGGACACGCTGATCCGGCTGGGCAGCCTGCTGGGCACCTCGGCGCAGGCCCAGCTTGCCGCCGGGCAGTTCAGCCAGCAGCTGGACAGCCTGCGCCGCCAGTATCAGCAGGCGCGGCCAGTGCGGGTGTTTTATCAGGTGTGGGATAAACCGCTGTATACGCTGAACGGCCAGCATATTGTCAGCGATGCCTTGCGGGTATGCGGCGGGGTGAATGTGTTTGCCAACCTGCCGGTGACCGCGCCCACAGTGACCCAGGAAGCCGTGGTGGCGGCCAACCCCGAGGTGATGATTGCCGGAGACATGGGCGGGCGCGGCGGGCTGGATGGCTGGCAGCGTTTTCCCCAGCTAAGCGCTGTGCGGCACCAACTGCTGTTCACCCTGGAGGCCGATACCCTGCACCGCCCTGGCCCACGCATGCTGGAAGGCACCCGCCAGCTCTGCGCCCGCCTGGCGCAGGCGCGCGAGGTCTTGAAGAAGTAA